From Caulobacter segnis, a single genomic window includes:
- a CDS encoding fatty acid--CoA ligase: MSTAIDFDRMRTLGDVARYHAEARPDAVAFSFEGRDTTFAQFDRQTNQVANALIAAGLGTGDRVAYVGKNSDAYFQLLVGAAKAGVVTTPIGWRLAALEIAYIVGDSEAKLVFVGPELIAHVEAVAAELTHRPVVVAMEAEGAGDHQTFKTWRDAQPRTDPHKPVATSDIAIQLYTSGTTGRPKGAMLTHDNLLGMRREAAKTPLAWNQWGPDDVSLVAMPVAHIGGTGWGLVGLMNGAKGVVAREFDPFKVLDFIEKDRISKMFMVPAALQIVVRQPRAREIDYSRLSHILYGAAPIPLDLLRECMEVFGCGFVQQYGMTETTGTVVYLPPEDHDPAGNTRMRAAGLPMPGVEIKVIDEAGNSLSANTVGEIAIRSASNMAGYWKLDEATAKTVDADGWLRTGDAGYLDEDGYLFIHDRVKDMIISGGENIYPAEVESAVYGHPHVAEVAVIGVPDDKWGEAVKAVVAAKPGVTPDADDIIAFARTRIAHFKAPKSVDFVAALPRNASGKILRRELRAPYWEGRERQVN, from the coding sequence ATGTCGACCGCGATCGATTTCGACCGCATGCGGACCCTGGGCGACGTCGCCCGCTACCACGCGGAGGCCAGGCCCGACGCCGTGGCGTTCAGCTTCGAGGGGCGTGACACCACCTTCGCCCAGTTCGACCGCCAGACGAACCAGGTCGCCAACGCCCTGATCGCGGCGGGCCTGGGGACCGGCGACCGTGTCGCCTATGTCGGCAAGAACAGCGACGCCTATTTCCAGCTGCTGGTCGGGGCCGCCAAGGCCGGGGTGGTGACCACCCCGATCGGCTGGCGTCTGGCCGCGCTCGAGATCGCCTATATCGTCGGCGACAGCGAGGCCAAGCTGGTCTTCGTCGGGCCCGAACTGATCGCCCACGTCGAGGCGGTGGCCGCCGAGCTGACCCATCGACCTGTTGTCGTCGCGATGGAAGCTGAGGGCGCGGGCGACCACCAGACCTTCAAAACTTGGCGTGACGCCCAGCCCCGAACCGATCCGCACAAGCCGGTCGCGACCTCCGACATCGCCATTCAGCTCTACACCTCGGGCACGACGGGGCGGCCCAAGGGCGCGATGCTGACCCACGACAACCTCTTGGGCATGCGGCGCGAGGCCGCCAAGACCCCGCTGGCCTGGAACCAGTGGGGCCCTGACGACGTCAGCCTGGTGGCTATGCCGGTGGCCCATATCGGCGGCACCGGCTGGGGTCTGGTCGGGCTGATGAACGGCGCCAAGGGCGTGGTGGCGCGCGAGTTCGATCCGTTCAAGGTGCTCGACTTCATCGAGAAGGACCGGATCTCGAAGATGTTCATGGTGCCGGCGGCGCTGCAGATCGTGGTGCGCCAGCCCAGGGCCCGAGAGATCGACTATTCGCGCCTGTCGCACATCCTCTACGGCGCCGCGCCCATTCCGTTGGATCTGCTGCGCGAGTGCATGGAGGTGTTCGGTTGCGGCTTCGTCCAGCAGTACGGCATGACCGAGACGACCGGCACGGTGGTCTATCTGCCGCCGGAAGATCACGACCCGGCCGGCAACACGCGCATGCGGGCGGCGGGCCTGCCGATGCCGGGCGTCGAGATCAAGGTGATCGACGAGGCGGGGAACAGCCTGTCGGCCAACACCGTGGGCGAGATCGCCATCCGCTCGGCCTCGAACATGGCTGGCTACTGGAAGCTGGACGAGGCGACGGCCAAGACCGTCGACGCCGACGGCTGGCTGCGCACCGGCGACGCCGGCTACCTGGACGAGGACGGCTATCTGTTCATCCACGACCGGGTGAAGGACATGATCATCTCGGGCGGCGAGAACATCTATCCAGCCGAGGTCGAGAGCGCCGTCTATGGCCACCCGCACGTGGCCGAGGTGGCGGTGATCGGCGTCCCCGACGACAAGTGGGGTGAGGCCGTCAAGGCGGTGGTCGCGGCTAAGCCAGGCGTGACCCCGGACGCCGACGACATCATCGCCTTCGCCCGGACCCGGATCGCGCATTTCAAGGCGCCGAAGAGCGTGGACTTCGTGGCGGCGCTGCCGAGGAACGCGTCCGGCAAGATCCTGCGCCGCGAACTGCGGGCACCGTACTGGGAAGGGCGGGAGCGGCAGGTGAACTAG
- a CDS encoding Gfo/Idh/MocA family protein: protein MIRIGLVGVGKIAHDQHIPALAGDKRFQLVAAASRSLPDLGGIPVFYDIDEMLAKGPELDAVALCTPPQARRETALAALRAGKHVFLEKPPGATVSEVAELAAVAREHGVVLFTSWHSRFAAGVPQAKAWLASRHVRKLTIEWREDVRRWHPGQTWIWQAGGMGVFDPAINALSILTEIMPAEVFVTDAKLQVPENVQSPIAGHVDMTTLGGMAITADLDFLQTGPQTWDITAWTEDGVLKLSLGGAELTIDGTAVEVGENREYPGLYDRFATLIAEGRSEVDVRPLTLVADAFMVGTREVVEAFIE, encoded by the coding sequence GTGATCCGGATCGGCCTCGTCGGCGTGGGCAAGATCGCCCATGACCAGCACATTCCCGCCCTCGCGGGGGACAAGCGCTTTCAGCTGGTCGCCGCCGCCAGCCGCAGCCTGCCCGACCTGGGCGGGATCCCGGTCTTCTACGACATCGACGAAATGCTGGCCAAGGGTCCGGAACTGGACGCCGTCGCCCTCTGCACCCCGCCCCAGGCCCGCCGCGAGACGGCCCTGGCCGCCCTGCGCGCCGGCAAGCACGTGTTCCTGGAGAAGCCGCCCGGCGCCACGGTCAGCGAGGTCGCCGAACTGGCCGCCGTCGCCCGCGAACACGGCGTCGTGCTGTTCACCAGCTGGCATTCCCGCTTCGCCGCCGGCGTGCCCCAGGCCAAGGCCTGGCTGGCTTCGCGCCACGTCCGCAAGCTGACCATCGAATGGCGCGAGGACGTCCGCCGCTGGCACCCCGGCCAGACCTGGATCTGGCAGGCCGGCGGCATGGGCGTCTTCGACCCGGCCATCAACGCCCTGTCGATCCTGACCGAGATCATGCCGGCTGAGGTGTTCGTCACTGACGCCAAGCTGCAGGTGCCCGAGAACGTCCAGTCGCCGATCGCCGGCCATGTCGACATGACCACCCTGGGCGGGATGGCAATCACCGCCGACCTCGACTTCCTGCAGACCGGCCCGCAGACCTGGGACATCACCGCCTGGACCGAAGACGGCGTGCTGAAGCTGTCGCTGGGCGGCGCCGAGCTGACCATCGACGGGACGGCTGTCGAGGTCGGCGAGAACCGCGAGTATCCGGGACTCTACGACCGGTTCGCGACGCTGATCGCCGAAGGCCGGTCCGAAGTGGACGTGCGGCCCCTGACCCTGGTGGCGGACGCGTTCATGGTCGGGACGCGGGAGGTCGTGGAGGCGTTTATCGAATAG